Proteins encoded in a region of the Flavobacterium sp. MDT1-60 genome:
- the gldC gene encoding gliding motility protein GldC has translation MSDTINSEIKFNIELDENRVPEKLTWSAQDGGVQAEEAKAIMLSIWDSKAKETMRIDLWTKDMPVDEMKIFFHQTLVAMSDTFKRATDDEKMSDTMKDFCDYFAEKLELTK, from the coding sequence ATGTCAGATACAATAAACTCAGAAATTAAATTCAATATAGAATTAGACGAAAACCGTGTTCCGGAAAAATTAACATGGAGCGCACAAGATGGCGGAGTGCAAGCTGAAGAAGCAAAAGCAATAATGTTGTCTATTTGGGACAGCAAAGCTAAAGAAACAATGCGTATTGATTTGTGGACAAAAGATATGCCGGTTGATGAAATGAAAATTTTCTTTCACCAGACTTTAGTGGCAATGTCAGATACTTTTAAGCGTGCAACAGACGATGAAAAAATGTCGGACACAATGAAAGATTTCTGTGATTATTTTGCAGAAAAACTGGAACTTACGAAGTAA
- the gldB gene encoding gliding motility lipoprotein GldB gives MKIYRFAVVLCLFFLSCDQKSKVEKEVEEIPVDIKVERFDKAFFETKPEDLAKVKRQYPFFFPAGNSDAVWLQKMQEPIWREVYEEVQKKYSNFEPVREEFNSLFQHVKYYFPKTKTPKVITVIGEMDYNAKAIYADSLVIVALELYLGKDHKFYEFPNYLKQNFEEKQIMPDVVSSFAYRNIPAFPDRNLVSQMIFEGKQLYAKDLLLPAYSDADKIGYTPEQIKWCEENEAYMWRYFMEKEILYSDDPKLTTRFMKPAPFSKFYLEIDNDSPGRVGAWIGWQMVRSYMKNNNVTLPELLKTDNKEIFEKSKYKPKK, from the coding sequence ATGAAAATATATCGCTTTGCAGTGGTTCTGTGCTTGTTTTTTTTGTCTTGCGATCAAAAAAGTAAAGTAGAAAAAGAAGTTGAAGAAATTCCTGTTGATATTAAAGTAGAACGTTTTGATAAGGCATTTTTTGAGACAAAACCAGAAGATCTCGCGAAAGTAAAAAGACAATATCCTTTCTTTTTTCCAGCAGGAAATAGCGATGCTGTTTGGTTACAGAAAATGCAGGAACCAATTTGGAGAGAAGTATATGAAGAAGTACAGAAGAAATATTCGAATTTTGAGCCTGTACGCGAGGAGTTCAATTCTCTTTTTCAGCATGTGAAATATTATTTCCCTAAAACTAAAACACCTAAAGTAATTACAGTAATTGGAGAAATGGATTATAATGCCAAAGCAATATATGCAGACAGTCTGGTAATTGTTGCTTTGGAATTGTACTTAGGAAAAGATCATAAGTTTTATGAATTCCCGAATTATCTGAAACAGAATTTTGAAGAAAAGCAAATTATGCCAGATGTGGTTTCAAGTTTTGCCTACAGAAATATTCCAGCTTTTCCGGATAGGAATTTAGTTTCTCAAATGATTTTTGAGGGCAAACAATTGTACGCTAAAGATTTGCTTTTGCCTGCATATTCAGATGCTGATAAAATTGGGTATACACCTGAACAGATAAAATGGTGCGAAGAAAATGAAGCGTATATGTGGCGTTATTTTATGGAAAAGGAAATCTTATACAGTGATGATCCTAAATTAACAACCCGATTTATGAAACCAGCGCCGTTTTCTAAGTTTTATTTAGAAATAGATAATGATTCGCCCGGAAGAGTTGGTGCATGGATTGGATGGCAAATGGTACGCTCGTACATGAAGAACAACAATGTTACTTTGCCGGAATTATTAAAAACAGATAATAAAGAGATTTTTGAAAAGTCAAAATATAAACCTAAGAAATAA
- the nadE gene encoding NAD(+) synthase, protein MTKKSTIQTEKVNTHIVEWLKNYASSAKVNGFVIGISGGVDSAVTSTLCAQTGLQVLCVEMPIHQAESQVSRGREHIEQLKKRFPNVSDIKTDLTATFEAFKGSVPKTDDEAKVSLSLANTRARLRMTSLYYLAGLHGLLVAGTGNKVEDFGVGFYTKYGDGGVDLSPIADLMKSDVYALGEFLAIPQSILTAAPTDGLFGDNRTDEDQLGASYDELEWAMLVAESGKTVADFNGREKSVFEIYKRLNTSNKHKMDAIPVCIIPKTLK, encoded by the coding sequence ATGACTAAAAAAAGCACTATTCAGACAGAAAAAGTAAATACCCATATTGTAGAGTGGTTAAAAAATTATGCTAGCAGCGCAAAAGTAAATGGTTTTGTAATCGGAATTTCCGGCGGAGTTGATTCGGCAGTAACCTCTACCTTGTGTGCTCAAACCGGCTTACAGGTTTTATGTGTAGAAATGCCAATTCATCAGGCTGAAAGTCAGGTTTCGAGAGGAAGAGAGCATATTGAACAATTAAAAAAACGTTTTCCAAACGTTTCAGATATAAAAACAGATTTGACCGCCACTTTTGAAGCTTTTAAAGGCTCCGTTCCAAAAACTGATGATGAAGCCAAGGTAAGCTTGTCTTTGGCTAATACACGCGCCCGCTTGCGAATGACTTCATTATATTATTTAGCTGGATTGCATGGACTATTAGTTGCCGGAACAGGAAACAAAGTCGAAGATTTTGGAGTAGGTTTTTATACTAAATATGGCGATGGAGGTGTCGATTTAAGCCCGATTGCCGATCTAATGAAATCAGATGTTTACGCTCTTGGCGAATTTTTAGCAATTCCGCAATCAATTTTAACAGCAGCTCCAACAGATGGATTATTTGGTGACAACAGAACCGATGAAGACCAATTAGGAGCAAGTTATGATGAACTTGAATGGGCCATGTTAGTGGCGGAGTCAGGAAAGACGGTAGCTGACTTCAATGGGAGAGAAAAATCTGTCTTTGAAATTTATAAAAGGTTAAACACCAGCAACAAGCATAAAATGGATGCAATACCGGTCTGCATAATACCAAAAACGTTAAAATAA
- a CDS encoding response regulator transcription factor: protein MIKVCLADNHPVTHFGVKSYFKDHDQISIVANVGNFSMVRDILQTKEIDILILDLELEGLSSIFEVKSILKNFPKTKIVIFSDLAEQMYAPNAIKAGVSGYVHKTEKLETLGLSIIKVHEGKIIINETVRKNMALIAKQSKSERLYRKLSNREIEVLRYLSDGKKNNEISKILNLNEKTISTYKLRLLTKLNVTNLVDLVNKAKTLEII, encoded by the coding sequence ATGATTAAAGTATGTCTTGCAGACAATCATCCTGTGACTCACTTTGGCGTTAAGTCTTATTTTAAAGACCACGATCAAATTTCAATTGTTGCCAATGTAGGCAATTTTTCAATGGTTAGAGATATTCTTCAAACGAAGGAGATCGACATCCTAATTCTAGATTTAGAGTTAGAAGGTCTTTCGAGCATCTTTGAAGTTAAATCAATCCTGAAAAACTTCCCAAAAACAAAAATTGTAATTTTTAGTGACCTCGCTGAACAAATGTATGCTCCAAATGCTATTAAAGCAGGAGTTTCCGGGTATGTGCACAAAACAGAAAAACTTGAAACTTTAGGTCTTTCTATTATTAAAGTACACGAAGGAAAAATTATCATCAACGAAACTGTTCGTAAAAACATGGCTCTAATTGCTAAACAAAGCAAAAGCGAACGTTTGTACAGAAAACTGTCAAATCGCGAGATTGAAGTTTTACGTTATTTAAGTGATGGTAAAAAGAACAATGAAATCTCTAAAATCTTAAATCTGAACGAAAAAACGATCAGTACCTACAAATTAAGATTATTGACTAAGTTGAATGTTACTAATTTAGTTGACTTAGTTAACAAAGCGAAGACTTTAGAAATTATTTAA